The Temnothorax longispinosus isolate EJ_2023e chromosome 12, Tlon_JGU_v1, whole genome shotgun sequence genome includes a window with the following:
- the Syb gene encoding vesicle-associated membrane protein 3, whose product MEGGGAGGEMGGGPQNAQQAGASKKLQQTQATVDEVVGIMKVNVEKVLERDQKLSELENRADALQQGATQFEQHAGKLKRKYWWKNLKMMLILGIICVIILIIIIASVVPSSSSDNSNTSPK is encoded by the exons ATGGAAGGTGGCGGCGCAGGAGGAGAAATGGGGGGTGGACCGCAGAACGCGCAGCAAGCGGGTGCCAGCAAGAAGCTACAGCAAACCCAGGCCACCGTGGACGAGGTCGTGGGCATAATGAAGGTTAACGTGGAGAAGGTGCTGGAGCGAGATCAGAAGCTGTCAGAGCTGGAGAATCGCGCGGACGCTTTACAGCAGGGCGCGACGCAGTTCGAACAGCACGCCGGCAAGCTGAAGCGAAAGTACTGGTGGAAGAATCTCAAAATGATGCTCATCCTCGGCATCATATGTGTCATTATCTTGATCATCATTATTG CTTCGGTTGTGCCAAGTTCGTCTTCGGACAACTCCAATACGTCTCCAAAATGA
- the Nsyb gene encoding neuronal synaptobrevin isoform X2, giving the protein MATEGGLAPDAAAGAGAGTDGIVGGPRTPQQIASQKRLQATQAQVDEVVDIMKTNVEKVLERDQKLSELDDRADALQQGASQFEQQAGKLKRKFWLQNLKMMIIIGVIALIVLAIIVASFTGGSNTQN; this is encoded by the exons AT GGCTACGGAGGGCGGTTTAGCACCGGATGCGGCTGCAGGTGCAGGCGCCGGTACCGACGGCATCGTCGGTGGCCCCAGGACGCCCCAGCAAATTGCCTCGCAGAAGCGGCTGCAGGCGACGCAAGCGCAAGTCGACGAGGTCGTCGACATCATGAAGACGAACGTCGAGAAGGTCCTCGAGCGCGATCAAAAGCTCTCCGAGCTCGACGATCGAGCAG ATGCACTCCAACAAGGAGCGTCACAGTTTGAACAACAAGCAGGAAAATTGAAGAGAAAGTTTTGGCTACAGAATCTAAAG ATGATGATCATCATAGGTGTTATCGCACTCATCGTACTGGCCATCATTGTCG
- the Nsyb gene encoding neuronal synaptobrevin isoform X3: MATEGGLAPDAAAGAGAGTDGIVGGPRTPQQIASQKRLQATQAQVDEVVDIMKTNVEKVLERDQKLSELDDRADALQQGASQFEQQAGKLKRKFWLQNLKMMIIIGVIALIVLAIIVANFM; this comes from the exons AT GGCTACGGAGGGCGGTTTAGCACCGGATGCGGCTGCAGGTGCAGGCGCCGGTACCGACGGCATCGTCGGTGGCCCCAGGACGCCCCAGCAAATTGCCTCGCAGAAGCGGCTGCAGGCGACGCAAGCGCAAGTCGACGAGGTCGTCGACATCATGAAGACGAACGTCGAGAAGGTCCTCGAGCGCGATCAAAAGCTCTCCGAGCTCGACGATCGAGCAG ATGCACTCCAACAAGGAGCGTCACAGTTTGAACAACAAGCAGGAAAATTGAAGAGAAAGTTTTGGCTACAGAATCTAAAG ATGATGATCATCATAGGTGTTATCGCACTCATCGTACTGGCCATCATTGTCG CGAACTTCATGTAG